Proteins encoded within one genomic window of Vidua macroura isolate BioBank_ID:100142 chromosome 2, ASM2450914v1, whole genome shotgun sequence:
- the ZIC2 gene encoding zinc finger protein ZIC 2 produces the protein MLLDAGPQFPALGVGTFARHHHSAAAEMQDRELSLAAQNSFVDSAAAHMGAFKLNAGAHDLSPGQSSAFTSQAPGYPAAALGPHAAHVGSYSGAPFNSTRDFLFRSRGFGDSSPAGGQHGIFGPAAGSLHHPHTDAQSHLLFPGIHDQHGPHASQNVLNGQMRLGLPGEVFARSDQYRQVSSPRTDPYSAAQLHNQYGPMNMNMGMNMAAHHHHHPGAFFRYMRQQCIKQELICKWIDPEQLNNPKKSCNKTFSTMHELVTHVSVEHVGGPEQSNHVCYWEECPREGKPFKAKYKLVNHIRVHTGEKPFPCPFPGCGKVFARSENLKIHKRTHTGEKPFQCEFEGCDRRFANSSDRKKHMHVHTSDKPYLCKMCDKSYTHPSSLRKHMKVHESSPQGSESSPAASSGYESSTPPGLVSPSAESQSTNNLSPAAAAAAAAAAAAVSAVHRGGGGGGSGGGGGGHSGLSSNFNEWYV, from the exons ATGCTGCTGGACGCCGGCCCGCAGTTCCCGGCCCTCGGAGTGGGCACCTTCGCCCGGCACCACCACTCGGCCGCGGCGGAGATGCAGGACCGGGAGCTGAGCCTGGCGGCGCAGAACAGCTTCGTGGACTCGGCGGCGGCGCACATGGGCGCCTTCAAGCTCAACGCCGGCGCCCACGACCTCTCCCCCGGGCAGAGCTCGGCGTTCACCTCGCAGGCGCCCGGTTACCCTGCCGCCGCCCTGGGCCCCCACGCCGCTCATGTCGGTTCCTACTCCGGGGCGCCCTTCAACTCTACCCGGGACTTCTTGTTTCGCAGCCGGGGCTTCGGGGACTCGTCGCCGGCCGGCGGACAGCACGGTATCTTCGGCCCTGCGGCCGGCAGCCTGCACCACCCGCACACGGACGCTCAGAGCCACCTCCTCTTCCCGGGCATCCACGACCAGCACGGCCCCCACGCCTCCCAAAATGTTCTCAACGGGCAGATGCGACTGGGCTTGCCGGGGGAGGTATTTGCCCGGTCGGATCAGTACCGCCAGGTTTCCAGCCCCAGGACTGACCCTTACTCGGCGGCTCAGCTGCACAACCAGTACGGCCCCATGAATATGAATATGGGCATGAACATGGCagcccaccaccaccaccacccagGTGCCTTTTTCCGCTACATGCGGCAGCAGTGCATCAAGCAAGAGCTCATCTGCAAGTGGATCGATCCCGAACAgctgaacaaccccaaaaaaagtTGCAATAAAACTTTCAGCACCATGCACGAGTTGGTCACCCATGTCTCGGTGGAGCACGTTGGGGGACCCGAGCAGAGCAACCATGTCTGCTACTGGGAGGAGTGTCCCCGCGAAGGCAAACCTTTCAAAGCGAAATACAAACTGGTCAATCACATCCGAGTGCACACGGGAGAAAAACCCttcccctgccccttccctggctgcGGAAAAGTTTTCGCCAGATCAGAAAATCTCAAAATTCACAAAAGGACGCACACAG GGGAGAAGCCCTTCCAGTGCGAGTTCGAAGGCTGCGACCGGCGCTTCGCCAACAGCAGCGACCGCAAGAAGCACATGCACGTCCACACCTCGGATAAGCCCTACCTGTGCAAGATGTGCGACAAGTCCTACAcccaccccagctccctgcgGAAACACATGAAG GTGCACGAGTCGTCCCCGCAAGGCTCCGAATCCTCCCCGGCCGCCAGCTCCGGCTACGAGTCCTCCACCCCCCCGGGGCTGGTGTCCCCTAGCGCCGAGTCGCAGAGCACCAACAACCTCTCccctgcggcggcggcggcggcggcggcagcggcggcggccgtGTCCGCCGTGcaccggggcggcggcggcggcggcagtggcggcggcggcggcggccacaGCGGCCTTTCCTCCAACTTCAACGAGTGGTACGTGTAG
- the ZIC5 gene encoding LOW QUALITY PROTEIN: zinc finger protein ZIC 5 (The sequence of the model RefSeq protein was modified relative to this genomic sequence to represent the inferred CDS: inserted 1 base in 1 codon; deleted 3 bases in 3 codons) gives MFLKAGKGKKITTASVDGLGCVVMEPPLSKRNPTLRLADLAAAQPHPHQNMTGFPGLGNHHVHPHHAAHLHPGDXGGDPGGALTPLGPEHMAQPAALKLTPEALTAAAFAAPAATTTTAAAATATAAAGRDFLLRRELPAAAPPCTGTLGEQHPPRRLPHTLPHPPPHGVFISAAGTYGATDGAHAAFPSPGEQGAPAGRHPPLNGQMRLGLAAAGGELYGRAEAHYGAAAAASTSSALQGYGSVNLNLAAAGHGHPQRLGPSCRYMRQPIKQELICKWIDREPPPPPPPPPPGGRKPCSKTFSTMQELVSHVTVEHVGGPEQSSHVCYWEECPREGKPFKAKYKLINHIRVHTGEKPFPCPFPGCGKVFARSENLKIHKRTHTGEKPFKCEFDGCERKFANSSDRKKHSHVHTSDKPYYCKIRGCDKSYTHPSSLRKHMKIHCKSPPPSPPPGSQGYAAAGPPDGPLPPEADPAAEPPRGRAAALSPPVTNLSEWYVCQAGGAPRRPPQPL, from the exons ATGTTTTTGAAGGCgggtaaagggaaaaaaataacaacagcgAGCGTAGATGGGCTTGGCTGTGTCGTTATGGAGCCCCCTTTGAGCAAGAGGAACCCGACACTGAGATTAGCGGATTTGGCAGCGGCTCAGCCCCATCCTCACCAGAACATGACAGGCTTCCCGGGGCTGGGGAACCACCACGTCCACCCCCACCACGCGGCCCACCTCCACCCCGGGG GCGGCGGCGACCCCGGTGGCGCCCTCACGCCGCTCGGACCCGAGCACATGGCGCAGCCCGCCGCCCTCAAGCTCACGCCCGAGGCGCTCACCGCCGCCGCCttcgccgcgcccgccgccacCACTaccaccgccgccgccgccaccgccacCGCC GCGGCGGGCCGGGACTTTCTCCTGCGGCGGGAGctgcccgccgccgct ccgccgtgCACGGGGACGCTGGGCGAGCAGCACCCGCCCCGCCGGCTCCCCCACACCCTTCCGCACCCGCCACCGCACGGCGTCTTCATCTCGGCCGCCGGCACCTACGGCGCGACCGACGGGGCGCACGCCGCCTTCCCGTCGCCCGGCGAGCAGGGCGCGCCCGCCGGCCGCCACCCGCCGCTCAACGGGCAGATGCGTCTGGGGCTGGCGGCCGCCGGCGGGGAGCTCTACGGGCGCGCCGAGGCGCACTacggggccgccgccgccgcctccacCTCCTCGGCGTTGCAAGGCTACGGCTCCGTCAACCTCAACCTGGCGGCGGCCGGCCACGGGCACCC gcagcggctgGGGCCTTCCTGTCGGTACATGCGACAGCCCATCAAGCAAGAGCTGATCTGCAAGTGGATCGACCGGGAGCCGCCTCCTCCAcctccgccgccgccaccgGGCGGTAGGAAGCCTTGCTCCAAAACTTTCAGCACGATGCAGGAGCTGGTGAGCCATGTCACCGTGGAGCACGTCGGTGGGCCCGAGCAGAGCAGCCACGTGTGCTACTGGGAGGAGTGTCCCCGTGAAGGCAAGCCCTTCAAAGCGAAATACAAACTCATCAACCACATCCGAGTGCATACGGGAGAGAAACCCTTCCCTTGCCCCTTCCCCGGCTGCGGGAAGGTCTTCGCTCGCTCCGAAAACCTCAAGATCCACAAAAGGACTCATACAG GGGAGAAGCCCTTCAAGTGCGAGTTCGACGGCTGCGAGAGGAAGTTCGCCAACAGCAGCGACCGCAAGAAGCATTCCCACGTCCACACCTCGGACAAGCCCTACTACTGCAAGATCCGCGGCTGCGACAAGTCCTACAcccaccccagctccctgcgGAAGCACATGAAGATCCACTGCAAGTCCCCGCCGCCCTCCCCGCCGCCGGGCTCCCAGGGCTACGCGGCAGCGGGACCCCCCGACGGCCCGCTG CCCCCCGAGGCCGACCCGGCCGCCGAGccgccccgcggccgcgccgccgcgcTCTCC CCGCCGGTCACCAACCTCAGCGAGTGGTACGTCTGCCAGGCCGGGGGTGCTCCCCGCCGGCCCCCGCAGCCCCTCTAG